From one Vanacampus margaritifer isolate UIUO_Vmar chromosome 12, RoL_Vmar_1.0, whole genome shotgun sequence genomic stretch:
- the LOC144061459 gene encoding NFU1 iron-sulfur cluster scaffold homolog, mitochondrial, producing the protein MAAHTRWVLCPLLRTMRNTTFIRFPEKNGISYHTQFQRRVPSAPTIRSTHVPIRQVSIHTEDTPNPRSLKFLPDKPVLGSGTLDFPSQSSTQCSTLARDLFEIEGVKSVFFGPDFITVTKVDEDLEWTDIKRNALETMAKFFESGDPITTGDVHPESSISEDDDEVVLMIKELLDTRIRPTVQEDGGDVVYKGFVDGTVQLKLVGSCTGCPSSSVTLKNGIQNMMQFYIPEVKAVEQVEDEVDEINTKVFSELERKLQE; encoded by the exons ATGGCGGCGCACACGAGATGGGTTTTGTGCCCATTGCTACGGACGATGAGAAATACCACTTTCATTCG gtttccagaaaaaaatggaatttcaTATCACACCCAGTTTCAAAGAAGAGTCCCTTCTGCACCCACAATCAGAAGCACACACGTCCCAA TACGACAGGTTTCCATCCATACTGAAGACACCCCAAACCCGAGAAGCTTGAAATTTCTTCCTGATAAACCAGTTTTAGGAAGCGGAACACTGGATTTTCCATCTCAGAGCTCAACGCAGTGTTCAACTTTAGCCAG AGATCTCTTTGAAATCGAAGGTGTGAAAAGTGTGTTCTTTGGCCCGGACTTCATCACCGTCACCAAA GTCGACGAGGACTTGGAATGGACGGACATCAAGCGAAATGCCCTGGAGACCATGGCCAAATTCTTTGAGAGCGGCGACCCCATCACGACAGGAGACGTGCACCCAGAAAGTA GTATctctgaagatgatgatgaagtggTGTTGATGATTAAGGAGCTTCTTGACACCAGAATCAG ACCGACAGTTCAGGAGGACGGCGGCGACGTGGTCTACAAGGGATTCGTGGACGGCACGGTGCAGCTGAAGCTGGTGGGTTCCTGCACGGGATGCCCCAGCTCCTCGGTGACCCTGAAGAACGGCATTCAGAACATGATGCAGTTCTACATTCCCGAAGTAAAGGCAGTGGAGCAG GTGGAAGATGAAGTGGACGAAATCAATACCAAGGTTTTTTCAGAGCTGGAACGCAAATTACAAGAGTAA